A portion of the Paenibacillus hamazuiensis genome contains these proteins:
- a CDS encoding YfcC family protein, whose amino-acid sequence MATSGSRKRFKMPHTFVILVILIFVAAALTYAVPAGKFDRVKDKATGKSLLVTGSYHHVDPSPVQPVEIPKSIVHGLIDSADVVFFIFIIGGAFQIISSTGTIEAVTARVAKTFANKGKWVIPVFLTLFSVGGFTMGMSTEVMVFVPIGIAIARALGFDALTGTAMISLGASCGFTAGILNPFNVGLAQAIAQVPMFSGAWLRIILLVCLITVTSLYLVRYAGRVRKDPAQGLVYDLEQSAVTEKVDFSKLPTMQLKHYLTIAAIVIGFALLIWGVSKKGWWMEELGALFLTMGVISGFCAGFGPSRIASEFVKGASSITYGAFIIGIARGIMVVLDHGNVIDTIVNGLAALVGELPGSVQVLGMYVFQNVMNVFITSGTGMAVTTMPIMVPLSDLLGVTRQTSVLAFQLGDGISNMILPTSSALMGSLAVSGITYQKWVRFFWPLMLMWLAIGAVFVIVANIIKYA is encoded by the coding sequence ATGGCAACATCAGGTTCACGCAAACGGTTTAAAATGCCTCATACGTTCGTCATTCTGGTTATTTTGATTTTTGTGGCGGCAGCGCTGACCTATGCCGTCCCGGCCGGCAAGTTCGACCGCGTTAAAGATAAAGCGACAGGCAAATCGCTGCTGGTTACCGGCTCCTATCATCATGTCGATCCGAGCCCGGTGCAGCCGGTCGAAATTCCGAAATCGATCGTTCATGGGCTGATCGATTCGGCCGATGTGGTCTTTTTTATCTTCATTATCGGCGGGGCGTTTCAAATCATTTCGTCCACCGGCACGATTGAAGCGGTGACTGCGAGGGTGGCCAAAACGTTCGCTAACAAAGGGAAGTGGGTTATTCCGGTCTTCCTCACCTTGTTCTCGGTCGGCGGCTTCACGATGGGGATGTCGACCGAGGTGATGGTGTTCGTGCCGATCGGCATCGCCATCGCCCGGGCGCTCGGCTTCGACGCCTTGACGGGAACGGCGATGATTTCCCTGGGGGCCTCCTGCGGCTTCACGGCGGGTATCCTGAATCCGTTTAACGTCGGTCTGGCGCAGGCAATCGCTCAAGTACCTATGTTCTCGGGAGCATGGCTGCGAATCATTTTACTTGTCTGTTTGATTACGGTGACAAGCCTGTACTTGGTCCGATATGCCGGCAGGGTGAGAAAAGACCCGGCTCAAGGACTCGTGTACGATCTGGAGCAGTCCGCCGTAACGGAAAAAGTCGACTTCTCCAAGCTGCCGACGATGCAGCTGAAGCACTACCTCACCATTGCGGCGATTGTAATCGGATTTGCGCTGCTCATTTGGGGCGTTTCCAAAAAAGGCTGGTGGATGGAGGAGCTCGGCGCTCTTTTCCTCACGATGGGCGTCATCTCCGGCTTCTGTGCCGGCTTCGGGCCGAGCCGGATCGCAAGCGAATTCGTAAAAGGCGCAAGCTCCATTACGTACGGCGCGTTTATCATCGGGATCGCCAGAGGGATCATGGTCGTGCTCGATCACGGCAATGTCATCGATACGATCGTGAACGGCCTCGCTGCGCTCGTAGGCGAGCTGCCGGGCTCGGTGCAGGTGCTGGGGATGTACGTCTTCCAGAACGTGATGAACGTGTTCATCACATCGGGCACAGGCATGGCGGTCACGACGATGCCGATCATGGTGCCGCTGTCCGATCTGCTCGGTGTTACGCGGCAGACCTCCGTGCTGGCCTTCCAGCTCGGTGACGGCATCTCGAACATGATTTTGCCGACCTCTTCGGCTTTGATGGGAAGCTTGGCGGTGTCGGGGATCACTTACCAGAAGTGGGTCCGCTTCTTCTGGCCGCTCATGCTGATGTGGCTGGCGATCGGCGCCGTGTTCGTCATCGTGGCCAATATCATCAAATATGCTTAA
- a CDS encoding SRPBCC family protein, with protein sequence MNNLTKMKILRPAGEVFEAFVDPAKIGGFWFSSSSERWEAGKTITLRYDEYGAQGDIDIVEIEPSRKIVFRWGYGEAVHVVTIKLTESEDSGTIVEINEEGFNENDPDLIDQLVGNKEGWVYMLTCLKGYLEFGITGLRAALVK encoded by the coding sequence GTGAACAACCTTACGAAAATGAAAATACTCCGGCCCGCCGGAGAAGTATTTGAAGCTTTCGTTGACCCGGCCAAAATCGGCGGTTTCTGGTTTTCATCCAGTTCCGAACGATGGGAGGCGGGCAAAACGATTACACTCCGTTATGACGAGTATGGCGCCCAGGGCGATATCGACATTGTGGAGATCGAGCCAAGCAGGAAAATCGTTTTCCGGTGGGGGTACGGGGAGGCCGTGCATGTTGTGACGATTAAGCTGACAGAATCGGAGGACTCGGGCACCATCGTTGAAATCAACGAAGAAGGATTTAACGAAAACGATCCCGATCTGATCGATCAATTGGTAGGCAACAAAGAAGGCTGGGTCTACATGTTAACCTGTTTAAAAGGTTATCTGGAGTTCGGCATTACCGGCCTGAGGGCGGCGCTGGTCAAGTAA
- a CDS encoding SRPBCC domain-containing protein, whose product MNSHVFENPRLDRDGDEWVLVLVRTLEHPCEEVWDALTQAEQIPSWGPFTTDRDLTVPGAVQLAHIDMPEAEEVPGYVLEANAPHLLVFKWGDDILRWELSRDGEKTILTLRHRFADRQQAPSYAAGWHLCLDGLAGTLAGKQMPSMVGHNAMNFGWPELHKRYAEILGIQLP is encoded by the coding sequence ATGAATTCACACGTTTTTGAAAATCCCCGGCTGGACCGGGACGGAGACGAATGGGTGCTTGTGCTTGTCCGGACCTTGGAGCATCCTTGCGAGGAAGTATGGGATGCGCTCACCCAGGCGGAGCAAATTCCGAGCTGGGGGCCTTTTACGACGGACAGGGATTTGACCGTTCCCGGAGCGGTACAGCTGGCGCATATCGACATGCCTGAGGCGGAAGAGGTGCCGGGGTATGTCCTGGAAGCGAATGCCCCGCACCTGCTCGTCTTCAAGTGGGGCGACGATATTTTGCGCTGGGAACTGAGCCGCGATGGAGAGAAGACTATCCTGACTTTGCGCCATCGTTTCGCGGACCGCCAGCAGGCACCGTCTTATGCGGCGGGATGGCACCTTTGCCTCGACGGCCTTGCGGGTACGCTGGCCGGCAAGCAGATGCCTTCCATGGTGGGGCATAACGCGATGAATTTCGGTTGGCCGGAGCTGCATAAGCGATATGCGGAAATCCTGGGGATTCAATTGCCCTGA
- a CDS encoding ArsR/SmtB family transcription factor: MLDTYAVIAEPSRRRILDRLLKSDSSVTELVSDLGMSQPLISKHLRTLRASGLVRVKVEAQRRIYSLDAGPLAEIDEWLSAYRMTWNRHVDKLAEHLDRRKKLREEAQQ, translated from the coding sequence TTGTTAGACACCTATGCCGTTATTGCCGAGCCTTCCCGCAGGCGCATCCTGGACAGGCTGCTTAAGTCCGATTCCAGCGTCACCGAGCTGGTCAGCGACCTGGGAATGTCGCAGCCCTTGATCTCCAAGCATCTGCGCACGCTCCGCGCCAGCGGCCTTGTCCGGGTCAAAGTCGAGGCGCAGCGCCGCATCTACTCTCTGGATGCCGGTCCGCTCGCGGAGATCGACGAATGGCTCAGCGCTTACCGGATGACATGGAATCGGCACGTAGACAAGCTGGCGGAGCATTTGGACCGAAGAAAAAAATTACGGGAGGAAGCCCAACAATGA